AGATCAGTTCTTCTGATGCTACAGTGAAGATTCTCATTACAACAGTACCACCCAATCTCCAAAAACtggacccagaacaccatttgGATATCAAAGTGCTGCAGAGTGCCTTAGCAGCCATCCGGCATGCTCGCTGGTTTGAGGAAAATGCTTCTCAGTCCTCAGTTAAAGTTCTCATCAGGCTGCTGAAGGACTTGCAGATTCGTTTTCCTGGCTTTGAACCCCTCACACCCTGGATCCTCGACTTACTTGGGCACCATGCTGTGACGAACAATCCCACCCGACAGCCTCTGGCCCTCAGTGAGGTAAACAGGCGTTGCCTACAGGTTCTTGCTGCAGGACTGTTTCTGCCAGGGTCAGTGGGTATCACTGACCCCTGTGAGAGTGGTAACTTCAGAGCACACACGGTCATGACTTTGGAACAGCAGGACATGGTCTGCTGCACAGCTCCGACTCTCGTCCGAATCCTCTCACATGGAGGCTTCAGAAGGATCCTTGGCCAGGAGGATGATGCTAGCTATCTTGCTTCTGAAATATCCACCTCGGATGGAGTGATAGTGACACCTTCAGAAAAGGCTTATGAGAAGCCTCCcgagaagaaggaaggagaagaagaggaggaaaatacagaaaaaccaCCTCaagtaaaggaagaagaaagtacAGAGACTCAGGAGTGACCCTCCCTTCTCTTCACTCCCTTTCCTACCCAAGGGAAAGACTGGAGCCTAAGCTAACTGCTACTGGGCTTCATTATACGGTGGCATTTCTGTGGGAAAGGGGAGAGAGTAAGAAGAAAAACTCTGTAGAAGGAGGTTTCATTCCACTGGGTTCTGATATTGGCTTTGCAGCCAGAAGTCTCCCGTTTATGACCTAAGCAAGCCCTCCATCTATAGTGAAGCAGGATATCAGTTTTTCTTCCTAATACTCTAGAATCCCCAACTCCTGGAAACTCTCAATCAGTACTTTGTTGAAATGTTGTGAACTGTTAGtgtctggaatttttttttttcctaagaaaaatGATTAAAGTACTTCCTagtagggaggaaaaaaaaaaaaaatgaatgaggctGAGTAAGCTCTTCCCCCTGACCCTGGAGAACCCATCGCTTTGCTGCTATCCCTGCATCTATTTCTTGTCTATTTCTCCTGCCACACACAATTACCATGGTTCTGGAACAAACCAGAATTTCACATTCTCACCAGACAGGTTTAGGCCACGCCCATCCATTATGCAAATATTGGGTCTTATCAACTGCACATTATCGGCTGATAATAACCCAGAGCCAAATGCAAGTACATGTGGACTGGACATCCAGCCAACAGGAGGGAGAAGGTGAAACAGATCAGATAGAAAAGCCACAAGCAAAAAAATAAGAGACAATAAAACGTTTCATCTGGCCACATGCCCAGATCCCTCTGACGTTTTAAGGGTTTAGTGATTCTTCTTCAGAAGGAAATGCCTTGTCTCCAGAAGACACCTGCCCAAGAGGGACAAAAACCCTGTGGCTCCATCCCCTAGCATTAAATGAGGCAAATTATTAGCAAAGAGgatgtcatctttttcattccttGTTTTTCAAATCTGTTTCACTTCCCAGTAGAGTCTAGCCCACCTTGAGCCAAACACGTTGACTGTCTCCTGGATTGTTATTTAATATTTCAGCCCTCTTATAATTTGATTGCATCATCCTGGTTTCATGGCCAGTTTAACATGCTGCTGAAAAGAATAAGAATCTAACTGCTTTTCTCCTTGCCTGTTCCACCAGAAATGCTGTGGCATGAAGCAGCATGCCCCATGCTTACTTGCCCAGTTTCTCCTAGCAGAAGTTGACATTCAGAAGTCTGCATGTGCCCAGTTCTTGGTGGACTCTTGAAGCTGTTGACATATTTTCCTCCAAAGCTGATGGCGCTTTTTAATGTGAACgttttaaggaaaacaaatatctCTGCAATAAAACAACTGAAAGGTTAAACCTGGAGCCGTGATTTAGCCATGACGAGGTTCAGTTAGGTACAGCCATTTgcaaacaaatggtgaaaaatgaCCCCACAGCAGACCATAGAGGGTTATAGATTATGCAAGTGTTTACGGGATCTAGAGGCTTTGCTTTCCGGCTGCATTTGGTAGACAGCTGAAGTGAGGTGATTAGAAATAACAAAGGTGGAATCTTGGCAAAGGAAGAAGCTCTTTTCTTTGCATTGGGTTAGATGCTTCTTGGTGCCTCCATAGTCCTGTGGATCAAAGACTGTGATCATTCTTGTTaccatcaaatatttactgagtaccagGTATATGCCTGGCATTATTGGTTGCACGTATTGGAGACACAGACGTAAACACACCAGACAAGACTCCTATCCTCAGTGAATAAGAGGTGATGATTATAATGAGCTAAAACAACAAACAGGTTAGCAAGTAAATAAACAGGATCTGGGGGAAGTTGGGGATATGCCATGAACAATTTAAAACGGTTACATATAGAGCATGGCGACTCGGTGAGGGGGACACCAAACCATTCCTATGAAGACATAGAGGGGAGAGAGGTGGAGTGTTTCAGAGGACAGCAGGTGAATGGGAGCCAAAGTAGTAAGAAGCTGGAAAGGCTAGAGGAACAGGGAAAAGGCCCATGTGACTGGAGTgagtgagagaggaagagagagacaggagaCGAAATTGGAGAGGTAACCAAGGCCCGGATCATGATGAAAAGTTTGGGTTTTAGTTTCAATGCACTGAGAAGGTTCTGGACAAGAGAAGGATGCGATCTGTGTTTTAAAAGAATGTCCGATCGGCTGCATGGAAACCAACTGGAAGGCTTTGGTGAGAAATGACAATGGCTGGGATCAGGGAAATAGCAGTGAATCGGAGGGGAGTGGATGGACTCAGGATTTATTTGGAGGTAGGGCCACAGGACCGACTAATGGATGGGATGTGGGAGCTGAGGGATGGGTGACAGTGGCCCATTCCATCTCTGCCTCACTCACTAGGGTGTAAAATCCATCACTGTGTGGCCTGTGTCATGCCCACTGTCGTGGTCTCGAGTGAGTAAATGTTTTTTGATGGGAGGAATTAATTCTCTTGTCTATCCCTAGAACTTAGCAGTTAAAAATAAGGGGGAGGCTTGTATATTAACTTAATGGGAGAAGAGAGTAAGGGAGGTGGTTTATATGTAAA
This window of the Choloepus didactylus isolate mChoDid1 chromosome 23, mChoDid1.pri, whole genome shotgun sequence genome carries:
- the LOC119519625 gene encoding LOW QUALITY PROTEIN: interleukin enhancer-binding factor 2-like (The sequence of the model RefSeq protein was modified relative to this genomic sequence to represent the inferred CDS: inserted 1 base in 1 codon); the protein is MRGDRGHGCGGCFGSRGPRGGFRPFVPHIPFDFYLCEMAFPRVKPAPDETSFSEXLAPNSAEQASILSLVTKINVLDNLIVAPGTFGVQIEEVQQVGSCKKGTMTTGHNMADLVVILKILPTLEAVAALGNKVVESLRAQGPSEVLTMVTNETGFEISSSDATVKILITTVPPNLQKLDPEHHLDIKVLQSALAAIRHARWFEENASQSSVKVLIRLLKDLQIRFPGFEPLTPWILDLLGHHAVTNNPTRQPLALSEVNRRCLQVLAAGLFLPGSVGITDPCESGNFRAHTVMTLEQQDMVCCTAPTLVRILSHGGFRRILGQEDDASYLASEISTSDGVIVTPSEKAYEKPPEKKEGEEEEENTEKPPQVKEEESTETQE